The DNA region GTCCTTAATTATTAGCGATAATTTTACGTTTTACTAGTATAATTTGTCATGTTTGAAGTTGATTTATACTGATGAAATTTTCTAACCGGACCAAAATGAAAACCTTTGGGGACTATAAAAGGATCTAAAACGCAGTTTATATTGATCAATGGGCTAACagaccaaaaataaaaatttcattgCTGGTCTTCACAACAAAAGGCCAAATAAAAAAAGTTTTGGGTTCAACCAATTCTTAATGTGAACAAAGGCAGCTTTAATGCAATCAGTGatcagcttttttttttttggttgttgTAATCTTATTGtttgatcattttattttgaaccTCACTTGTAACAGGCTCCTGGTTTTTGGGCTTGACCCTTTTGTGAGATGAACAACACtctttgacccaaaaaaaaatgcatgaaaaaaGTGCTTCACATATTGTAAAGTCTGCACTTATATTGTTTTTTCAGAAgatgtttttaaaatataatttaataatttttttttcacacaaATACATGTTAACGCTACATCAAGTTACACTAATAACTGTTACAATCCAAAACCATAATTTGTtccaatatcaaaatcaaactGACTTAAAATGAAGGTGCCTAAAATGAAATGCTTTCAATTAtttcctaaacttgaatttctaTTGTGTCTCCTATCGACTGCCGCCAACGTCGATGAGAATGTCGGGAGTAAGCCAGAAGGTCCAGCTTGAAAAAGCGTTTGCATCTGAACTCCTTGGTAAGGAACCTGGACGTTTTGGTGCTGTATAAACTGTGGAAACACCTGAACTCCATCAGTCATATTCACGGCATAAGTAGGTTGCAAAAATGGAAGTCCAGCTGAAGCACGAACAACAGGATAGTGGACTTGTTGTACAATAGGCTCCATGTTATAAACCTGTACCTACCCAGATTATGTCCACGAGAAAACAATTTAATGAGGAACTTGAGTAAACACCACTGaagggaaaataaataaattatacaaCCATTCTAATTACCTGATTCACAGATGCTTGGGTCAAAGGTATTTCCTGTGGATGCTGGGGCAACAAAGTAACTCTGTTGTTATCCACATCACCGCGACCTGCATTATTCGGTGAACTCTGAGTCTGCACAGGTTATGACCAGGAATCAGAGACTCACACATTGATGCATTTAAGtaaactaaaaaataagaagaaaatggaaaataCTCACCAATTCATTCCCAGATACTTGGCTTGAATGTATCATGACTGGGACTTCTCGCTGCTGAGACTTACGCTTATTTTGTTTTCTCGACCCCGGGTTCTGATTTGAACGCAAATTCTGCACAGATTGTAAGCACCAATCACTCTAAAAAGAAAACTTGAGCACAATGCAAGAAAATTTAAGATGAATGACAAGCATTTCATTTACAGATACTTGGGTGGATGACGACACATTTCCGTGCTCTCGCTGCTGAGATTTAAGTTTACTTGCCACCGAAGCCCCATTATTTTGCCGATCTAAGCTGCCAACGTTGACCTGTAAATCATTTCAATTTAAGCAACTATCTATCCAAAATGCACATGCAACATGATAATGCTAAGCACAGGCAATAAATATGGTGAATATCACAATCACCTCGTCGTGTAAGCTGTCCTCATTTCCTTCCTTCAGTTGCAGATTCACCTCCTTCAGTATTAGGGACTTGATCAGAATAAAGCAAAGCCGGACACGTACGAATCGTGCGTCCAATACCCCTGCAATTTGAGCACTGCCTTCTCTTGGTGCCAGTTTTGTTCTTCTTGGGGGCACCTCTAGCCGGTACAACAATTGGATCACCCACATCAAAGGCTGCACTGTTTGATGTACAACCCGGTTTGCGACTCTTCTGAACATCCCTCAACAGTTTATAAATGCCTTCCATTACACTTGCATATTCATCATCCTTTTCGCATGCCATTTCTGCGAGATAGTTGCATGCGGCAGACATAGCTCCTTTTCGCAACAATTTCAAATTCTGTGATTGAATACTAGGCTCTGTAATTGAATACACATGAGCAGACTTGGCTGATTTCAACCACCTCTTAGAAACTAGATTGGTTGGAAATTCATCAATATACTCACTTCTCATCCCAGCTATTATGTGAGAACAAGGAATAAAAAAATACTCATAATAACCACAATCACAGACAAACTTTTTCTGGTTCTTATCATAAACCACAATATATTCTTTTATGTGATTActaatttttctcattttcatcatcacaATATTGGACACCTCCTCACGCTCCACATTTATCCCTAGAGCATCTTCAATTTGACTCTTAACTTCCCAGAACATATCCCCGGTTAATATTTTGGCAGCTCCATACTCAATGCCACTAAGTGCAGTTGTGATAACAGGCTCACCATAAGAAGACTTAAAATCAGAAACCAACTCATTGTGCCTGTATTTCTTCAAAGCCCGctcaaaattgaaaagaaaatccaACAAAGAACACTTACAATGCAGATAATTCTTTATGAATGAGTTAATACCTTCACATAAAGACGTTGTACGAATACCAGCAAAAAATTTGTCTTGCATGAAGGTGCTTGCCCAAGAAGCTCTTGTCTCATACATCATCTCAATCCATTCGTTGTTGGCTAGACCATGTTTCTCAATCAGTTTATCCCACTTCTCTCCAAACCTGTTAGGGTTCAAGTTAGCATACACAAATAACTTGAATTCATCTGCAAAATCAGTATTTCTAGTCTTTTTTATAGCATTCTGGTGAATGTGCCATGCACATTGACGATGCGTGGTATTCGGCCACACAACTCTAATAGCTTCCTTCATTGCTTTATCTCCATCTGTAACCGCCACCTTAGGATGTCTGTTAAACATTTCTTCAGTCAAGGTTTCCAAAACCCATTTGTAAGTCTCCGTTTTCTCATCATGAACAAGTGCAGCAGCAAAGATAGTTGTTTGCTTGTGGTGGTTGTATCCACAAAAAATCACCAAAGGCTTATTATACTTGTTCTTCTTGTATGTGCTATCAAAGGCAACCACATCACCAAACACATTATAATCAAGTCTACTAGTGCCATCACACCAGAGCAAGTTAAGGAGATTACCTTCTTCTGATTTGTTGTACTTGAAGAAAAATAGTGGGTCACTGTCACATTTTCCTTGTAAATAGGGTAGCGCCGCAACTGCATCACCATCTTTGATTCTCTTCCTTTTTTCCTTGTCTAGGTGGTTGGACAAGTCCTTGTTGGTAAAGCCTACAGTCTCAGCCCCCCCTTTTTGGCCAATTATCACCTCCATAATATTGCGGGTCCTCACACCAACCAGGTTCATACCATCTCCTTGAGCTTTGTCCCCTTCGCTCAACTGCCGGAATTTTGGAATCAAATGAACATGCTTAAATGGTGTTAATGGGTGATTGTGCTCATcgcaaaaaaaaacaactttccACCTTTTACTGCTAGAAACACAACGAAATCGAATTATAGCAAGGCAACAGACTCTAGTAATAGGCTTAGGTTGTTTTGTTCTACCACCATTATGCATATGCTTCTGATGCCTTTGACCAGCCCTATTGCACACTATCTGACGTGAGATAATATTGCCATCAGAATCCTTGTAAACATCATCTTTTCTTGGAGAGAATCCACGGAAACGAGCATATTTGGAATAGAATTCACATGCTTCCTCCTCAGAACAAAAATCCAACTCTCTAATGTCGTCTGCAGACAATTCAGTAATCATTTTCATGACTTTAACATCTATATCAGAGTCCTTTTGACTGTCCTGTACAGTCTCAATCATCTCATCGACATCCACAAAATTTCCACCTTCATTATCCCCTACATTCACATCAATCAGATTCTCACCCTCCTTCAAACCATTTTCATCCTCCTTCAAACAATTTTCATCCTCATTCCCATCGTTCTCAGGATCGTTGACAGGGTTAGAATTCAGACTTTCATCCTCATCGATGATACAAAGGTCGTCATCAAACGGATTAAGCCAATTATCTTCTTCAGAATCATTCATTTTCCCAACTctgaaaaaaaaacagaaccaATGATTCATCACAATGCTACCTAACCGACGAAATTACTgacgaaaaataaaatattaataaaaccATATTTAGGATAAGAATTATTAAAAATCATACCAGTTCAATTAGTCGCAAATATCCACAGACAACTTCGATCCCTGCTCAATAGATCCAATCACCCGTTTCAAAATCTAACAGCGACACATCAGTGAACGCACAATCGGAGAAGCATCCACCTGTGAATCCCTCGAAATCACACAACCCAAAGCCTAACCAATGACGACAGTTCAAATCGATGAAAAGAAATTTAGAAATCAAGCTAGGTGACTTCAGAAACAAACCCTATctcataaaccctaaacactaaTCTAAGCTTTCATAAACCCAGTATGTAAATTTCCTTCAAGATTTTTTATACTcagcttttgttttcttttaccttAGCCAAGGGACcaacttaaaaataaatgaagttAGGGGGTAGAATCATGATTTACGAAAGGCTATTGCTATTATCCAGgatttaaataaatcaaaacaaatGAAATAATGTGATTGGCCAGTCAAATTCCTGTACGCTACCCATAAAAAAGTTGCGGGCACCACAGAAATTGCCTTTATGGTGATGTTAAAGTAACTTTTTTTGACAAAAATCTTAAAGAGACTTAACAtatcatataaattattaatttttaatattaatcttCTAGCTTTTCGAAGAGTGAAATCATTTATGAGTTTTATAATAAATCaattcttatatttttctttcaataGATAAGATAGTTAACTCGTTATATCTACTTGTAACATTGTTGACCTTAGATATGGTTTAAgcaatttaattttgaaaaacttcttTTATCAATAGCAACCGTTAGAAGCAGGAttgtaatatatataaaataatactgaaaaataaatgaaaatttatgAACAATAGAACATAGAATGCAAGGAATGAATGAAACAATCAGAGATTTTACAACACTTTGATATCAAGTATGTCATTTAAAGAGCAAACTTATACAATACTATAAATATAAGTAAATAAAGCTAATGAGATTATGAGTaaacacaaattaatttttcaattttaggaATGTGAAAATAACGGATATTTTGTTTATTAGTTTTTCAGAAAATGTAAATTTATCAATACAAAATACTACTAATAACTGACAAAGCTGCACTTCTCAATTCTCACGTTGTATAATTTACGTTGCAATTAATACGACATGATTTTTAATTGTTTAATTACTTCTCTCAAATCTTAATGGTATATATTATTaggtaataatttttttgggcCTAAGGCAATTGCCTATTTGAACTTTATGTATTGGACGACCCTGGCATTAAGATGTCATATTTTGTTTCTCCCAATATCTTGTCTCCCATGATTCCACTTGTTGAATTGTACCTTCCTTTCTCCTTAATTGTTCATTGATAGATGGAGGATCATAAGGGGGAGGCAAGGTGCATGGCATGGTGTTTTTAGGACCCTTGACCAATGATTCCATCATAAATTTCTTTTCAAATCCTTCTGCATTACAAACCATTGACTCCACACATAGCTCAATAGCTTGAGCACTAATGGATGGTTTGTATCTAAAGAGTTTAGCATAAGAACTTAGGAGGTGAAACATGTAGTCATACACATAGTCCATCTTCAACTCTTCTTGAATGAAATCACTTGCCGCTTTTCCAATTTTCTGTGCCTGATAAACACCAAAAACAGCCATGAAACATGAAGTACAAGATTAGGATAATGCTAAGCTTCTTCACCAAGTACATAAAACTTGAACCCATGACCTTATTCAATGGAAATCAACCATATACCACTTGAACTAACTGCTTGCTGGTAAATCCTTTTAGTAAGAATTAAATTATTGTTGTGGTGACTAGGCAAAACTTAAAGATTACCTTTTCCTTGTGACTATTTCCCCAATCCACTGCAAACTTAATGGACTTGCATttatcatcttccttgatgGGCCAGTAGTGGTGCACTGGTATTAACCCTCTTGTGAAAAAGTCATAGTAATGGGGTTTTACAAATAAAGTGACAGAATCACATGCCAGAATGTATTTTTCACTGACAGACCAAGCAGAACCTTCAATGTAAACCTTATACCTACACACATCATGATTGAATTAAAACAATAGCTTGTTGATAACtgcacaataaatataaaatcacTAAAAATTTATTACTACACAGAACAAAAGTATAATGCAAGCAAGAAATCAAACTTGTGGACTTTTTCATGTTCCATAGAGAGAAAGCAAAGTTTGAATGCTATACCTATGATTGCATTGGCTTGCCAAGTCTGATTGCTTGAACCCTTGTTGTGTTTCACGAATCCAATCCTGGAAGAAAATTTTCATTTGTTAAGAGGCTTGCTGTAAGTTTCATTGTTAGACAATAAATCCTTATAAAGGAATGAATAACTCTCACTCCTAACCTAGTTTTCTAGTAGAGTTAGATCTAGTATGAATTATAAGAATGTTCTAGTTGTTCAATCTTGGATATGAGAGTGTGTGTCAAAGTTTCAGAATGACTAAAGATATGGCTAGATCAGTCTACATATATTTTGAGTTAGTGTTTTGCCAAGCACCTTTTCTAAGATCATGCTCATTAACTTTTTTACATCATGCCATGTTTCCAAGCCAATAATCGAATATTTATGTCGGATATGTTATAATCCTATTTATCAGCATGCTAAGCAAATCATTTTAAATCATATTTATCATGCCATATATGTTTCCAAGCAAATCATTTTACTGATAAACCTGCAGTATGTTTAATGGTTAATGTGTTGGAGGAGATAGGGTAGCTCATGAGTCGAGGTGCGAAGAGATATCGACGTCACATTTTAATCCAAAACCTTAAAACATTAgatttatgggtcacatctcttataaagttgTCTCTTCAcccatacttaaccaatgtgggacaccaactcacacttgaattctcaacaatctcctaTTCAAGTGCGAGTAACCaccacattatcatggccccTCCGCGGATGCTATCCACAATTGTACGGTCATTCGCTGCGTCAACGGAACCcaccgcctagccacactgctgGGAAGACTTTCGACATAAGAAGTCGTTACCATGATCTCACGGACTATCGGctttgataccacttgttggggaagACAAGAGAGCCAATGGgtcgaggagcaagacaccaagagatatcaaCGCTACATCtgaaccc from Lotus japonicus ecotype B-129 chromosome 2, LjGifu_v1.2 includes:
- the LOC130736591 gene encoding protein FAR1-RELATED SEQUENCE 5-like; the encoded protein is MNDSEEDNWLNPFDDDLCIIDEDESLNSNPVNDPENDGNEDENCLKEDENGLKEGENLIDVNVGDNEGGNFVDVDEMIETVQDSQKDSDIDVKVMKMITELSADDIRELDFCSEEEACEFYSKYARFRGFSPRKDDVYKDSDGNIISRQIVCNRAGQRHQKHMHNGGRTKQPKPITRVCCLAIIRFRCVSSSKRWKVVFFCDEHNHPLTPFKHVHLIPKFRQLSEGDKAQGDGMNLVGVRTRNIMEVIIGQKGGAETVGFTNKDLSNHLDKEKRKRIKDGDAVAALPYLQGKCDSDPLFFFKYNKSEEGNLLNLLWCDGTSRLDYNVFGDVVAFDSTYKKNKYNKPLVIFCGYNHHKQTTIFAAALVHDEKTETYKWVLETLTEEMFNRHPKVAVTDGDKAMKEAIRVVWPNTTHRQCAWHIHQNAIKKTRNTDFADEFKLFVYANLNPNRFGEKWDKLIEKHGLANNEWIEMMYETRASWASTFMQDKFFAGIRTTSLCEGINSFIKNYLHCKCSLLDFLFNFERALKKYRHNELVSDFKSSYGEPVITTALSGIEYGAAKILTGDMFWEVKSQIEDALGINVEREEVSNIVMMKMRKISNHIKEYIVVYDKNQKKFVCDCGYYEYFFIPCSHIIAGMRSEYIDEFPTNLVSKRWLKSAKSAHVYSITEPSIQSQNLKLLRKGAMSAACNYLAEMACEKDDEYASVMEGIYKLLRDVQKSRKPGCTSNSAAFDVGDPIVVPARGAPKKNKTGTKRRQCSNCRGIGRTIRTCPALLYSDQVPNTEGGESATEGRK